In a genomic window of Xylophilus rhododendri:
- a CDS encoding cytochrome-c peroxidase → MPNRRLLSLLPVLFALALHGCQRPAEPAAAPAAPAAPVAQAKPPSADATYALTLARQPSAAEMAAVGRAMFSDKGLSASGQMSCASCHSPQHAYGPPNALSVQLGGPDGQQPGVRAVPSLRYVQTVTAFSEHHFDNDGDDSVDAGPTGGHTWDGRADSTHAQSAVPLLSAYEMANASPAAVVAKLRQASYAGQFRATFGQDIFDDEAKAFRWAGMALEVFQETPEEFYPFDSKFDAVLRKQAKFTPQEARGLALFEDEKKGNCASCHISRITPDGGFPLFSDFGLIAIGVPRNAAIPANADPAYFDLGLCGPLRTDLKDRPEYCGLFRTPSLRNVATRQVFMHNGVFHSLDEVLRFYVQRDTHPGRFYPRGKDGKPAKFDDLPARYHANLNTDAPFDGRRPGQRPVWSEADIRDVVVFLKTLNDGWHPP, encoded by the coding sequence ATGCCGAACCGCCGCCTGCTTTCCCTTCTTCCCGTCCTGTTCGCCCTGGCGCTGCATGGCTGCCAGCGGCCGGCTGAACCCGCGGCCGCACCGGCCGCCCCTGCGGCACCCGTCGCGCAGGCCAAGCCGCCATCGGCCGATGCCACCTACGCCCTGACCCTGGCGCGCCAGCCCAGCGCCGCCGAGATGGCCGCCGTGGGCCGGGCGATGTTCTCGGACAAGGGCCTGTCGGCCTCCGGCCAGATGTCCTGCGCCAGCTGCCACAGTCCGCAGCACGCATACGGTCCGCCCAACGCGCTGTCGGTGCAGCTCGGCGGCCCCGACGGCCAGCAGCCCGGCGTGCGTGCCGTGCCCTCGCTGCGTTATGTGCAGACCGTCACCGCCTTCAGCGAACACCATTTCGACAACGACGGCGACGACAGCGTGGACGCCGGCCCCACCGGCGGCCACACCTGGGATGGCCGCGCCGATTCCACCCATGCCCAGTCCGCGGTGCCGCTGCTGTCCGCCTACGAGATGGCCAACGCATCGCCCGCCGCCGTCGTCGCCAAGCTGCGCCAGGCGTCCTACGCCGGGCAGTTCCGCGCCACCTTCGGCCAGGACATCTTCGACGACGAGGCCAAGGCCTTCCGCTGGGCCGGCATGGCGCTGGAGGTGTTCCAGGAGACGCCGGAGGAGTTCTATCCCTTCGACAGCAAGTTCGATGCGGTGCTGCGGAAGCAGGCGAAATTCACGCCGCAGGAGGCGCGCGGCCTGGCGCTGTTCGAGGACGAGAAGAAGGGCAACTGCGCCTCCTGCCACATCAGCCGCATCACGCCGGACGGCGGTTTTCCGCTGTTCTCCGACTTCGGCCTGATCGCCATCGGCGTGCCGCGCAATGCGGCCATCCCGGCCAATGCCGACCCCGCCTATTTCGACCTGGGCCTGTGCGGCCCGCTGCGCACCGACCTGAAGGACCGGCCCGAGTACTGCGGCCTGTTCCGCACGCCCTCGCTGCGCAACGTGGCCACCCGCCAGGTCTTCATGCACAACGGCGTGTTCCATTCGCTCGACGAAGTCTTACGCTTCTATGTGCAGCGCGACACCCACCCCGGGCGCTTCTATCCGCGCGGCAAGGACGGCAAACCGGCCAAGTTCGACGACCTGCCCGCCCGGTACCACGCCAACCTCAACACCGACGCGCCCTTCGACGGCCGCCGCCCCGGCCAGCGTCCGGTATGGAGCGAGGCCGACATCCGCGACGTGGTCGTCTTCCTGAAAACATTGAACGACGGCTGGCATCCGCCCTGA
- the acpA gene encoding acid phosphatase — protein sequence MNFQAPSRLLPIAALVAGLSACGGSNSPTVVSTTSGVVTGSYYQNALVCLDANNNSRCDTGETSARTDANGAFSLTANGTAATAVVAEIGTDAKRYDPDTKATTAVTSALVFRAPAQANGVVSALSTELVALMDRGQDFATAKATLAARLGVSADLLLANHNTMTDAVAKGTIKGEIDQMTVRIAAAVAAAGTGDRVAALSKSLAVDADLSNVKTVVVIYAENRGFDNLYGLYPGANGVPGVNPTSDGVITAQKDFDNSTLATLPPVWSGVTASGQTPVITQAETVGWANKPFQIDAAAGIQATGKVVPQSVITRDLVHRFYNNQMQINGGANDKFAAYSDAGALSMGYYDGSKMQMWKLAQEGVLADNFFMGAFGGSFLNHQYLICACAPEYPNADTATAKPTISAIDTDANGNFVRLTPASNNPTSVLNGAATYSADGTITPKDAAGKFYAVNTMQPPYQPSSNAPASTDSTRLFATTTSATTLPPQTAANIGDLLTAKGVNWAWYAGAWNSTLANATSATRTSFASPPNFQFHHQPFNYFADLDPSTHAADRVAHLRDFDTQFLADAAAGTLPAVTFYKPQGNLNQHAGYADVASGDQHIYDVIQKLKASPQWKNMVVVVTYDENGGFYDHAKVPKADRWGPGTRIPALIVSPYARKGYVDKTQYDTASILRLITRRFGLSKLPGLVQRDNALIANGFVPMGDLTAALDFSQ from the coding sequence ATGAACTTCCAAGCCCCTTCGCGCCTCCTGCCCATCGCGGCACTGGTCGCAGGCCTCTCCGCCTGCGGCGGCAGCAACTCGCCCACCGTCGTCAGCACCACCAGCGGCGTGGTCACCGGCAGCTACTACCAGAACGCCCTGGTCTGCCTGGACGCCAACAACAACAGCCGCTGCGACACCGGCGAGACCAGCGCCCGCACCGATGCCAACGGCGCCTTCAGCCTGACGGCCAACGGCACGGCCGCCACCGCCGTGGTCGCCGAGATCGGCACCGACGCCAAGCGCTACGACCCGGACACCAAGGCCACCACCGCCGTGACCTCGGCCCTGGTCTTCCGTGCACCGGCCCAGGCCAATGGCGTGGTCAGCGCGCTCAGCACCGAACTCGTCGCCCTGATGGACCGCGGCCAGGACTTCGCCACCGCCAAGGCCACGCTGGCTGCCCGCCTGGGCGTGTCGGCCGACCTGCTGCTGGCCAACCACAACACCATGACCGATGCCGTCGCCAAGGGCACGATCAAGGGTGAGATCGACCAGATGACCGTGCGCATCGCCGCCGCCGTGGCCGCCGCCGGCACCGGCGACCGCGTGGCCGCGCTCTCCAAGAGCCTGGCGGTGGATGCGGATCTGTCCAACGTGAAGACCGTGGTCGTGATCTACGCGGAAAACCGCGGCTTCGACAACCTCTACGGCCTCTACCCCGGAGCCAACGGCGTGCCCGGCGTGAACCCCACGTCGGACGGCGTCATCACCGCCCAGAAGGACTTCGACAACTCCACCCTGGCCACCCTGCCGCCGGTGTGGAGCGGCGTCACCGCCAGCGGCCAGACCCCCGTCATCACCCAGGCCGAGACCGTGGGCTGGGCCAACAAGCCCTTCCAGATCGACGCCGCCGCGGGCATCCAGGCCACCGGCAAGGTGGTGCCGCAGTCGGTCATCACGCGTGACCTGGTGCACCGCTTCTACAACAACCAGATGCAGATCAACGGCGGCGCCAACGACAAGTTCGCGGCCTACTCCGATGCCGGCGCCCTCTCCATGGGCTACTACGACGGCAGCAAGATGCAGATGTGGAAGCTGGCGCAGGAAGGCGTGCTGGCCGACAACTTCTTCATGGGTGCGTTCGGCGGTTCCTTCCTGAACCACCAGTACCTGATCTGCGCCTGCGCGCCGGAGTACCCGAACGCCGACACCGCCACGGCCAAGCCGACCATCTCGGCCATCGACACCGACGCCAACGGCAACTTCGTGCGCCTGACCCCGGCCAGCAACAACCCGACCAGCGTGCTCAACGGCGCGGCCACCTACAGCGCCGACGGCACCATCACGCCCAAGGACGCGGCCGGCAAGTTCTATGCGGTCAACACCATGCAGCCGCCCTACCAGCCGAGCAGCAACGCACCGGCCTCGACGGACAGCACCCGCCTGTTCGCCACCACGACCAGCGCCACCACCCTGCCGCCGCAGACCGCCGCCAACATCGGCGACCTGCTGACCGCCAAGGGCGTGAACTGGGCCTGGTACGCCGGCGCCTGGAACAGCACCCTGGCCAACGCCACCTCGGCCACGCGCACCAGCTTCGCCAGCCCGCCGAACTTCCAGTTCCACCACCAGCCCTTCAACTACTTCGCCGACCTGGACCCGAGCACCCACGCCGCCGACCGCGTGGCCCACCTGCGCGACTTCGACACCCAGTTCCTGGCCGACGCCGCCGCCGGCACCCTGCCCGCCGTCACCTTCTACAAGCCGCAGGGCAACCTGAACCAGCACGCCGGTTATGCCGACGTGGCCTCGGGCGACCAGCACATCTACGACGTGATCCAGAAGCTCAAGGCCAGCCCGCAGTGGAAGAACATGGTCGTGGTCGTCACCTATGACGAAAACGGCGGCTTCTACGACCACGCCAAGGTGCCGAAGGCCGACCGTTGGGGTCCGGGCACCCGTATCCCCGCGCTGATCGTCTCGCCGTATGCACGCAAGGGCTACGTCGACAAGACCCAGTACGACACCGCTTCCATCCTGCGCCTGATCACCCGCCGCTTCGGCCTGAGCAAGCTGCCGGGCCTGGTGCAGCGGGACAATGCGCTGATCGCCAACGGCTTCGTGCCGATGGGCGACCTGACCGCCGCCCTGGACTTCTCGCAATAA
- a CDS encoding nucleotidyltransferase family protein, translating into MLLAAGRGSRMRPLTDRCPKPLLELRGKPLMQWALEAMARDGIERVVVNTGWLGELIPARLGDGSALGLALEYSEETRDFGDALETAGGIARALPRLGEVFWLAAGDVFAPDFVFDPAAVARFTAGDALAHLWLVPNPPQHPRGDFHLAEDGRASSPPADDPAPRLTYSTIGLFRAALFAPPWCDIPAGNPNGVAAPLAPLLRAAMAQGRITAERYDGRWADVGTPERLDQLNRSD; encoded by the coding sequence ATGCTGCTGGCCGCCGGCCGCGGATCACGCATGCGGCCGCTCACCGACCGCTGCCCCAAACCCCTGCTGGAACTGCGCGGCAAGCCGCTGATGCAGTGGGCGCTGGAAGCCATGGCGCGTGACGGCATCGAGCGTGTGGTGGTCAACACCGGCTGGCTGGGCGAGTTGATTCCGGCGCGGCTGGGCGATGGCTCGGCGCTGGGACTGGCGCTCGAATATTCCGAGGAGACCCGCGACTTCGGCGATGCCCTGGAGACGGCCGGCGGCATCGCCCGCGCCCTGCCGCGGCTGGGCGAGGTCTTCTGGCTGGCCGCGGGCGATGTGTTCGCGCCCGACTTCGTCTTCGATCCCGCGGCAGTGGCACGTTTTACGGCCGGCGACGCCCTGGCCCATCTCTGGCTGGTGCCCAACCCGCCGCAGCATCCGCGCGGCGACTTCCACCTGGCCGAAGACGGCCGCGCCAGTTCGCCACCCGCCGACGACCCGGCCCCGCGCCTGACCTATTCCACCATCGGCCTGTTCCGCGCCGCCCTGTTCGCGCCGCCGTGGTGCGACATCCCCGCCGGCAACCCGAACGGCGTGGCTGCACCGCTGGCTCCCCTGCTGCGCGCCGCGATGGCGCAGGGCCGCATCACCGCCGAACGCTACGACGGCCGCTGGGCCGACGTGGGCACACCCGAGCGCCTGGACCAGCTCAACCGATCCGACTGA
- a CDS encoding aminopeptidase P N-terminal domain-containing protein, translating into MTEAFDPSIYAARRARLAAQLGADGIAIVPTAPERPRNRDSDFLFRHDSYFYYLTGFTEPNAWLVLAGDGRSTLFCQPKDVEREIWDGLRLGPDAAPETLGVDEAVSVAELDSRLPRLLENRDTVWYPFATHAGLETRVDGWLSKVRARVRMGALVPEQQRDLCGPLDEMRLFKDAYEIDVMRRACRISAEAHIRAMQASARLLRQGVDLREYHLDAELLHAFRMGGSQYPAYSSIVAAGGNACVLHYRADAAPVRDGELVLIDAGCELDGYASDITRTFPANGRFSGPQRALYDLVLQSQYAAVDATKPGARFNDPHEATVKVLAQGLLDLGLLDAGKVGGVDDVIEKRAYFRYYMHRTGHWLGMDVHDCGSYVEPSEAHTLIERRDPLSGEIVKSRPSRILQPGMVTTIEPGLYVRPGEDVPEAFWNIGIRIEDDALLTASGNELLTRGVPVDGDEIESLMK; encoded by the coding sequence ATGACCGAAGCCTTCGACCCCTCGATCTACGCCGCCCGCCGCGCCCGCCTGGCCGCCCAGCTGGGCGCCGACGGCATCGCCATCGTGCCGACCGCGCCGGAGCGCCCGCGCAACCGCGACAGCGACTTCCTGTTCCGCCACGACAGCTACTTCTACTACCTCACCGGTTTCACCGAGCCCAACGCCTGGCTGGTGCTGGCGGGCGATGGCCGCAGCACCCTGTTCTGCCAGCCCAAGGACGTGGAACGCGAGATCTGGGACGGCCTGCGCCTGGGCCCCGACGCCGCGCCGGAAACACTCGGCGTGGACGAAGCCGTGTCGGTCGCCGAACTCGACAGCCGCCTGCCGCGCCTGCTGGAGAACCGCGACACCGTCTGGTACCCCTTCGCCACCCATGCCGGGCTGGAGACCCGCGTCGACGGCTGGCTCTCCAAGGTGCGTGCGCGAGTACGCATGGGCGCCCTGGTGCCGGAGCAGCAGCGCGACCTCTGCGGCCCGCTCGACGAGATGCGGCTCTTCAAGGACGCCTACGAGATCGACGTGATGCGCCGCGCCTGCCGGATCAGCGCCGAGGCCCATATCCGCGCCATGCAGGCCAGCGCCCGGCTGCTGCGCCAGGGCGTGGACCTGCGTGAATACCACCTGGACGCCGAGCTGCTGCACGCCTTCCGCATGGGCGGCTCGCAATACCCCGCCTACAGCTCCATCGTGGCGGCCGGCGGCAATGCCTGCGTGCTGCACTACCGCGCCGATGCCGCGCCGGTGCGCGACGGCGAGCTGGTGCTGATCGACGCCGGCTGCGAACTCGACGGCTATGCCAGCGACATCACGCGCACCTTCCCCGCCAACGGCCGCTTCAGCGGGCCGCAGCGCGCGCTCTACGACCTGGTGCTGCAGAGCCAGTACGCGGCGGTGGATGCCACGAAGCCCGGCGCGCGTTTCAACGACCCGCACGAGGCCACCGTCAAGGTGCTGGCGCAGGGCCTGCTGGACCTGGGCCTGCTCGATGCCGGCAAGGTCGGCGGCGTGGACGACGTGATCGAGAAACGCGCCTACTTCCGCTACTACATGCACCGCACCGGCCACTGGCTGGGCATGGACGTGCACGATTGCGGCAGTTATGTGGAGCCGAGCGAGGCGCACACGCTGATCGAGCGGCGCGATCCGCTGTCGGGCGAGATCGTGAAGAGCCGGCCCAGCCGCATCCTGCAGCCGGGCATGGTCACCACCATCGAGCCGGGCCTCTATGTGCGGCCGGGGGAGGATGTACCCGAGGCCTTCTGGAACATCGGCATCCGCATCGAGGACGATGCTCTGCTGACAGCTTCCGGCAACGAGCTGCTGACCCGTGGCGTGCCCGTGGACGGCGACGAAATCGAATCCTTGATGAAGTAG
- a CDS encoding glycosyltransferase family 2 protein, with the protein MPDDPLRLARARAQPAAGFGPTPWRSLAIHGAVLLVWVALFAMAFSHGGVLAWSVGVAYVSYDTLLLVFVATQTWMLRLPPREPAALPAPRGTATVAVLVAAHNEAAVLPVTLSALLGQTDPPERIVVVDDGSTDATAALLTCRYGVPSTQPGRSSGAGSLHPSLRWLPLPHGGKAVALNAALPLADCDIVLTVDGDTLLEPGAIAAVRRAFAAEPELMIATGVITPVCRAGWQGRLFQWFQTYEYLRNFLSRFAWMRMDSLLLVSGAFAAYRRAELIEVGGFDAASLVEDYELTHRMRRHAVHKGLDWRVRVLGDARARTDAPASLGAFLRQRRRWFGGFLQTQLRYREMVGDRRYGWMGTLMLPVKAIDTLQPLFGLTAFGLLVWDLASGRISLLAAAGAVIGIKLAIDLVFHLWSIHLYRRWAGGGQRVDFARGLLAALAEPFTFQLLRHTGAALGWVMFLTGRGGWGRQQRNAQLGE; encoded by the coding sequence ATGCCCGACGATCCGCTCCGTCTCGCGCGTGCCCGCGCCCAGCCCGCCGCCGGTTTCGGTCCCACGCCCTGGCGCAGCCTCGCCATCCACGGCGCGGTGCTGCTGGTGTGGGTGGCGCTGTTCGCCATGGCCTTCTCGCACGGCGGCGTGCTGGCCTGGTCGGTGGGCGTGGCCTATGTGAGCTACGACACACTGCTGCTGGTCTTCGTCGCCACGCAGACCTGGATGCTGCGCCTGCCGCCGCGCGAACCCGCCGCCCTGCCGGCCCCGCGCGGCACGGCCACGGTGGCGGTGCTGGTGGCGGCGCACAACGAGGCGGCGGTGCTGCCGGTGACCCTGTCCGCGCTGCTGGGCCAGACCGACCCGCCCGAGCGCATCGTGGTGGTGGACGACGGCTCCACCGACGCCACCGCCGCGCTGCTCACCTGCCGCTACGGCGTGCCGTCCACGCAGCCGGGCCGCAGCAGCGGCGCGGGCAGCCTGCATCCCTCGCTGCGCTGGCTGCCGCTGCCCCACGGCGGCAAGGCCGTCGCGCTGAACGCCGCGCTGCCGCTGGCCGACTGCGACATCGTGCTCACCGTCGATGGCGACACCCTGCTGGAGCCCGGCGCCATCGCCGCCGTGCGCCGGGCCTTCGCGGCCGAGCCTGAATTGATGATCGCCACCGGCGTCATCACCCCCGTCTGCCGCGCCGGCTGGCAGGGCCGGCTGTTCCAGTGGTTCCAGACCTATGAGTACCTGCGCAACTTCCTCTCGCGTTTCGCCTGGATGCGGATGGACAGCCTGCTGCTGGTCTCCGGCGCCTTCGCCGCCTACCGCCGCGCCGAGCTGATCGAGGTGGGCGGCTTCGATGCGGCCAGCCTGGTCGAGGACTACGAACTCACCCACCGCATGCGCCGGCACGCCGTGCACAAGGGCCTGGACTGGCGTGTGCGGGTGCTGGGCGATGCCCGCGCCCGCACCGATGCGCCGGCCAGCCTGGGCGCCTTCCTGCGCCAGCGCCGCCGCTGGTTCGGCGGTTTCCTGCAGACCCAGCTGCGCTACCGCGAGATGGTGGGCGACCGGCGCTACGGCTGGATGGGCACGTTGATGCTGCCGGTCAAGGCCATCGACACCCTGCAGCCCCTGTTCGGCCTCACCGCCTTCGGCCTGCTGGTCTGGGACCTGGCCAGCGGCCGCATCAGCCTGCTGGCGGCCGCCGGCGCGGTGATCGGCATCAAGCTGGCGATCGACCTGGTGTTCCACCTCTGGTCCATCCACCTGTACCGGCGCTGGGCCGGCGGCGGCCAGCGGGTGGATTTCGCGCGCGGACTGCTGGCGGCGCTGGCCGAGCCCTTCACCTTCCAGCTGCTGCGCCATACCGGCGCTGCGCTGGGCTGGGTGATGTTCCTGACCGGGCGCGGCGGCTGGGGGCGGCAGCAGCGCAATGCGCAGCTGGGGGAGTAA
- a CDS encoding cytochrome b encodes MSPAPSSTLLQAGYTRPAIVLHWLIAAAMVANVAIILSVEHLPDDWVRPAVDTHKSFGITVLGLALLRLLWRIGHRPPALPGACARWEVVAAHIVHVLLYLVMFWMPLSGWLHDSAWNEAATHPMKLFGTIGWPRVGFIENLAPDVKEPLHTLFGQLHTWGAYVLYGLLFLHIAGALKHQFFDREAVLRRMWFKRA; translated from the coding sequence ATGTCCCCGGCACCCTCCTCCACCCTCTTGCAGGCCGGCTACACCCGGCCCGCCATCGTGCTGCACTGGCTGATCGCGGCGGCCATGGTGGCCAACGTGGCCATCATCCTGTCGGTCGAGCACCTGCCCGACGACTGGGTGCGGCCCGCCGTCGACACCCACAAGTCGTTCGGCATCACCGTGCTGGGGCTGGCGCTGCTGCGGCTGCTCTGGCGCATCGGCCATAGGCCGCCCGCGCTGCCCGGCGCCTGCGCCCGTTGGGAGGTGGTGGCCGCGCACATCGTGCATGTGCTGCTCTACCTGGTGATGTTCTGGATGCCGCTGTCGGGCTGGCTGCACGACTCGGCCTGGAACGAGGCGGCCACGCATCCGATGAAACTCTTCGGCACCATCGGCTGGCCGCGGGTGGGTTTCATCGAGAACCTGGCGCCGGATGTGAAGGAGCCGCTGCACACCCTTTTCGGCCAGCTGCACACCTGGGGCGCCTATGTGCTCTACGGACTGCTGTTCCTGCACATCGCCGGCGCCCTCAAGCACCAGTTCTTCGACCGCGAGGCGGTGCTGCGCCGCATGTGGTTCAAGCGCGCCTGA
- a CDS encoding MFS transporter, producing the protein MTPALTALMAVGSGLSVASNYYAQPLLALFVQVFHVSIGHAGLLVTCSQIGYICGLVFLVPLGDRLERRKLITGTAALTSAGLLGMGLAPGFSLLLAASVCVGFTSVTAQILVPLAAHLATPERRGRTVSLVMSGLLLGILLARTFAGLIADGAGWRAVYLLASGLMAVFALLCWRLLPAIAPTSTGSYAALLGSVARLFGQQPVLRRRALIGGLNFAAFAALWTTLAFLLKKEYGYGEAAIGLFGLIGAAGALCAQAAGRLSDAGYNRQATGGFILLGVLGWGLLWLGGHSQIALVGGILLLDLGVQGTHISNQSAIYALDPAARSRLTTCYMSSYFLGGAAGSALGAWAYSAAEWDGVCIVGAAVCVLALLRWAMSEGLALRRA; encoded by the coding sequence ATGACCCCCGCGCTGACCGCCCTGATGGCGGTCGGCAGCGGCCTCTCCGTCGCCAGCAACTACTACGCGCAGCCGCTGCTGGCGCTCTTCGTGCAGGTCTTCCACGTCAGCATCGGCCATGCCGGCCTGCTGGTGACCTGCTCGCAGATCGGCTACATCTGCGGCCTGGTTTTCCTGGTGCCGCTGGGCGACCGGCTGGAGCGGCGCAAGCTCATCACCGGCACGGCGGCGCTGACCTCGGCGGGGCTGCTGGGCATGGGGCTGGCGCCGGGTTTCTCGCTGCTGCTGGCGGCCTCGGTCTGCGTGGGGTTCACCAGCGTCACGGCGCAGATCCTGGTGCCGCTGGCCGCGCACCTGGCCACGCCCGAGCGGCGCGGCCGCACGGTGAGCCTGGTGATGAGCGGGCTGCTGCTGGGCATCCTGCTGGCGCGCACCTTCGCCGGCCTGATCGCCGACGGCGCCGGCTGGCGCGCGGTGTACCTGCTGGCCTCGGGCCTGATGGCGGTCTTCGCGCTGCTGTGCTGGCGGCTGCTGCCGGCCATCGCGCCGACGTCCACCGGCAGCTATGCGGCGCTGCTGGGCTCGGTGGCGCGCCTGTTCGGGCAGCAGCCGGTGCTGCGGCGCAGGGCGCTGATCGGCGGGCTCAATTTCGCGGCCTTCGCGGCGCTGTGGACCACGCTGGCCTTCCTGCTCAAGAAGGAGTACGGCTACGGCGAGGCCGCCATCGGGCTCTTCGGGCTGATCGGGGCGGCGGGCGCGCTGTGCGCGCAGGCGGCGGGGCGGCTGTCCGATGCCGGCTACAACCGCCAGGCCACCGGCGGCTTCATCCTGCTGGGGGTGCTGGGCTGGGGCCTGCTGTGGCTGGGCGGGCATTCGCAGATCGCGCTGGTCGGCGGCATCCTGCTGCTGGATTTGGGCGTGCAGGGCACCCACATCTCCAACCAGAGCGCGATCTATGCGCTGGACCCAGCGGCGCGCAGCCGGCTGACCACCTGCTACATGTCCTCGTATTTCCTGGGCGGCGCGGCGGGTTCGGCGCTGGGCGCCTGGGCCTATTCGGCGGCCGAATGGGACGGCGTCTGCATCGTCGGCGCGGCGGTCTGCGTGCTGGCGCTGCTGCGCTGGGCGATGTCGGAAGGGCTGGCCCTCAGGCGCGCTTGA
- a CDS encoding bifunctional metallophosphatase/5'-nucleotidase, producing MSLRTTAWAAAFSISLAACGGGGNSIVAPGTPAGSSNDVSQTVPTAQPLELTILHIDDHHSNLDSKSKTLQLQATTGAAPVAVVADAAGFPRVTAAMQTLAAQSANVLKLHAGDALTGTLYFNRAGADGEADAAMMNTVCFDAFTLGNHEFDKGDSGLKGFIDLLHKGACKTPVLSANVNFAATSALATANATGTVNKSIVVQRGGQNIGLIGLTIAGKTKASSSPDAGTTFDDEATAAQREIDALRAKGVNKIILMSHIGYDYDKTVIAKLSGVDVVVGGDSHTLLGPDSLSTYGVGSPAGAYPTKLTDKDGKQVCLVHAWEYSQVVGELKVSFDAKGDVTSCSGTPHVLIGDSFTVGGTAATATQKAAILSDIAKSGFLTVATPNATAATVLQPFKDKIAAFSRTTVASVPTELCSRRVPGNSASTDYGRSSASCNALGEVSRRGGDIQQLVAQAYLEVARANYGGADISLQSGGGVRVPLQGTVTAANVIEVLPFGNMLNRLDVTGAEAKAMIEDGLEAVYGPGGTSGPYPYTGGLRYDVDATKAKGSRASNLEVYTATSATTGSWGALDLSKTYKLFVLSFNATGGDGYTTLRDVPAARRLDIGVLDADVFQTYIDKQAKDGTSGLPILNKLADGFYSTKSYVQP from the coding sequence GTGTCTTTACGAACCACCGCCTGGGCGGCCGCTTTCTCGATCTCGCTCGCCGCTTGCGGCGGTGGCGGCAACAGCATCGTCGCACCCGGCACCCCGGCCGGCTCCAGCAACGACGTCTCGCAGACAGTGCCGACCGCGCAGCCGCTGGAGCTGACCATCCTGCACATCGACGACCACCATTCCAACCTCGACAGCAAGAGCAAGACCTTGCAGCTGCAGGCCACCACCGGTGCCGCCCCCGTGGCCGTCGTGGCCGACGCAGCCGGCTTCCCGCGCGTGACCGCCGCGATGCAGACCCTGGCCGCGCAGTCGGCCAACGTGCTCAAGCTGCATGCGGGCGACGCGCTCACCGGCACCCTGTACTTCAACCGCGCCGGCGCCGACGGCGAGGCCGATGCGGCCATGATGAACACGGTCTGCTTCGACGCGTTCACGCTCGGTAACCACGAGTTCGACAAGGGCGACAGCGGCCTGAAGGGCTTCATCGACCTGCTGCACAAGGGAGCGTGCAAGACCCCGGTTCTCAGCGCCAACGTCAATTTCGCGGCCACCTCGGCGCTGGCCACCGCCAACGCCACCGGCACCGTCAACAAGTCCATCGTCGTGCAGCGCGGCGGCCAGAACATCGGCCTGATCGGCCTGACCATCGCCGGCAAGACCAAGGCCTCGTCCAGCCCCGACGCCGGCACCACCTTCGATGACGAAGCCACCGCCGCCCAGCGCGAGATCGATGCGCTGCGTGCCAAGGGCGTCAACAAGATCATCCTGATGAGCCACATCGGCTACGACTACGACAAGACCGTCATCGCCAAGCTCAGCGGCGTCGATGTTGTGGTGGGCGGCGACTCGCACACCCTGCTCGGCCCCGACAGCCTGAGCACCTACGGCGTGGGCTCGCCCGCCGGCGCCTATCCCACCAAGCTGACCGACAAGGACGGCAAGCAGGTCTGCCTGGTGCATGCCTGGGAGTACAGCCAGGTGGTCGGCGAGCTCAAGGTGTCCTTCGACGCCAAGGGCGACGTCACCAGCTGCAGCGGCACTCCGCACGTGTTGATCGGCGACAGCTTCACCGTGGGCGGCACGGCTGCGACCGCCACGCAGAAGGCCGCCATCCTGTCGGACATCGCCAAGAGCGGCTTCCTCACCGTGGCCACGCCCAACGCCACCGCCGCCACCGTGCTGCAGCCTTTCAAGGACAAGATCGCGGCCTTCAGCCGCACGACGGTCGCGAGCGTGCCCACGGAGCTGTGCTCGCGCCGCGTGCCCGGCAACTCGGCCAGCACCGACTACGGCCGCTCCAGCGCCAGCTGCAACGCGCTGGGCGAGGTGAGCCGCCGCGGCGGCGACATCCAGCAGCTGGTCGCCCAGGCCTACCTGGAAGTAGCCCGGGCCAACTACGGCGGTGCCGACATCTCGCTGCAGAGCGGCGGCGGCGTGCGTGTGCCCTTGCAAGGCACCGTCACCGCGGCCAATGTGATCGAGGTGCTGCCCTTCGGCAACATGCTCAACCGGCTGGATGTCACCGGCGCGGAGGCCAAGGCCATGATCGAGGACGGCCTGGAAGCGGTCTACGGCCCTGGCGGCACCAGCGGTCCCTACCCGTACACCGGCGGCCTGCGCTACGACGTCGATGCGACCAAGGCCAAGGGTTCGCGCGCCAGCAACCTGGAGGTCTATACCGCCACCTCCGCCACCACCGGCAGCTGGGGTGCGCTGGACCTGAGCAAGACCTACAAGCTCTTCGTGCTGAGCTTCAACGCCACCGGCGGCGACGGCTACACCACCCTGCGCGACGTTCCCGCCGCTCGCCGCCTGGACATCGGCGTGCTCGACGCCGATGTGTTCCAGACCTACATCGACAAACAGGCCAAGGACGGCACCAGCGGACTGCCCATCCTCAACAAGCTGGCCGACGGCTTCTACAGCACCAAGTCCTACGTGCAGCCCTGA